A DNA window from Rossellomorea marisflavi contains the following coding sequences:
- the nfsA gene encoding oxygen-insensitive NADPH nitroreductase translates to MNETIETILKHRSIRQFTDQTLTDEEIRTIVSSAQAASTSSYIQAYTIIGVKDPEKKKKLAELAGNQSYVEHNGHFFVFCADLHRHEKIGEWEGADVVPTLESTEKFMVALIDAALAAQNASLAAESMGLGICYIGGIRNDLERVSDVLNLPDRVVPLFGLAVGHPAHESDVKPRLPFDAIYHEDGYERDEAKMKETLKEYDDTISSYYHARTAGKRSDRWSGQMANMLSNRPRMYMKEFVEKKGFNKR, encoded by the coding sequence ATGAATGAAACAATAGAAACGATACTCAAACACCGTTCCATCCGTCAGTTTACTGATCAAACCTTGACGGATGAAGAAATCCGTACGATTGTGAGCTCTGCTCAGGCTGCAAGTACGTCAAGCTACATACAGGCGTATACGATCATCGGGGTGAAGGACCCGGAGAAGAAGAAGAAACTCGCCGAGCTCGCCGGGAATCAATCCTATGTAGAGCATAACGGTCACTTCTTCGTGTTCTGTGCCGACCTCCACCGCCATGAAAAGATCGGTGAGTGGGAAGGAGCCGATGTGGTACCGACACTTGAAAGCACCGAAAAATTCATGGTCGCCCTCATCGATGCGGCACTTGCTGCGCAAAACGCATCGCTTGCGGCGGAATCAATGGGACTTGGAATCTGCTATATCGGCGGAATCCGAAACGATCTTGAACGTGTAAGTGACGTATTGAATCTTCCCGACCGGGTCGTTCCGTTGTTCGGTCTTGCAGTGGGACACCCTGCACATGAATCCGACGTGAAACCGAGGCTTCCGTTTGATGCCATCTACCATGAAGATGGGTATGAGAGGGATGAGGCGAAGATGAAGGAAACATTGAAAGAGTACGATGATACCATTTCTTCCTATTACCACGCACGTACGGCTGGGAAACGATCCGACCGCTGGAGCGGTCAGATGGCCAATATGCTTTCGAACAGACCCCGCATGTATATGAAGGAGTTTGTGGAGAAAAAAGGATTCAATAAGCGCTGA
- the trmL gene encoding tRNA (uridine(34)/cytosine(34)/5-carboxymethylaminomethyluridine(34)-2'-O)-methyltransferase TrmL, whose translation MGVHVVLYQPEIPANTGNIARTCAATDTTLHLIRPLGFSTDDKMLKRAGLDYWEFVEIIYYDSLEEFFEKNAEGEFFYLTKYGKIPHTTFDYSDVEKDHYFIFGKETTGLPDEVIEQNMDRALRIPMNGNVRSLNLSNTAAILVYEALRQKGYPGLD comes from the coding sequence TTGGGAGTACATGTTGTTTTATATCAACCGGAAATCCCCGCCAATACGGGGAATATCGCACGTACGTGTGCAGCCACTGATACGACACTCCATCTGATCCGTCCACTCGGTTTTTCGACGGACGATAAGATGCTGAAGCGTGCAGGGCTGGATTATTGGGAATTCGTTGAAATCATCTATTATGATTCCTTGGAGGAATTCTTCGAAAAGAATGCTGAAGGAGAGTTCTTTTATCTGACCAAATACGGTAAGATCCCCCATACAACCTTCGACTACAGCGACGTGGAAAAAGATCATTATTTCATATTTGGAAAAGAGACGACTGGTCTTCCCGATGAGGTAATCGAACAGAATATGGACCGTGCGCTGCGGATCCCGATGAATGGGAATGTGCGCTCATTGAACCTGTCCAATACCGCGGCGATCCTCGTATATGAGGCCCTTCGCCAAAAAGGATATCCCGGGCTCGACTGA
- a CDS encoding ThuA domain-containing protein, translated as MMNVTVWNENRHEQQNPVVREIYPKGIHGAIASFLEEAFNVRTATLDEPEHGLTQEVLDGTDVLIWWGHLAHGEVSDEVVERVKQRILDGMGLIVLHSGHFSKIFKTLMGTSCDLKWREADEKERIWIVDPSHPIAEGIGESIELEKEEMYGEHFDIPAPDQLVMVSWFEGGEVFRSGCTYQRGNGKIFYFRPGHETYPTYYHKDVQKVIENAVKWAAPVNRNRPVYGNAQPLETIKAKEEVK; from the coding sequence ATAATGAATGTTACAGTTTGGAACGAAAATCGTCATGAACAACAGAATCCAGTGGTGAGGGAAATCTACCCAAAAGGAATACACGGAGCAATCGCTTCCTTCCTCGAAGAGGCATTCAATGTGAGGACAGCTACATTGGATGAACCTGAGCATGGCCTGACACAGGAGGTCCTTGATGGAACAGATGTATTGATCTGGTGGGGGCATCTTGCCCACGGGGAAGTGAGTGACGAAGTAGTAGAAAGAGTGAAGCAGCGGATATTGGATGGAATGGGTCTGATTGTTCTTCACTCCGGTCACTTCTCGAAAATCTTCAAGACCCTCATGGGTACTTCCTGTGATTTGAAATGGCGTGAAGCCGATGAGAAGGAACGGATTTGGATCGTGGATCCATCCCACCCGATTGCAGAAGGGATAGGGGAAAGCATTGAGCTTGAGAAAGAAGAGATGTACGGCGAACACTTTGATATCCCGGCACCGGATCAGCTTGTGATGGTGAGCTGGTTTGAAGGAGGAGAAGTCTTCAGGAGCGGATGTACGTATCAGCGTGGGAACGGGAAGATCTTCTATTTCCGTCCAGGCCATGAAACGTATCCTACCTATTATCATAAAGACGTGCAAAAGGTGATTGAGAATGCGGTGAAGTGGGCTGCCCCTGTGAACCGAAACAGACCTGTCTACGGAAATGCCCAGCCGCTTGAAACGATTAAAGCGAAGGAGGAAGTAAAATGA
- a CDS encoding response regulator transcription factor yields the protein MKAIIVDDEKHVREGLILLADWASHGIDTVMEAEDGEEAVELIQKHRPEIIFTDMRMPKRDGISLLKWIHTADIRSKTIVVSGHDDFELMRNAIHYKSFDYLLKPIEPEILNETLERAVKEWRDHRRSEAEERQAMNEVKPRYWDHLLSTLCRQSSVPPSAEKEFLKEHGRSLVDCEKRIAIFSVKPMIRHVFQGDLELTMFTVMNICNEWLRSKDIGVCFRHTHSDDEVAILLWDIQDAERRLRQLTKRIYHYSSVHITMAIGTISTHMHEAYQEALAIHLGRDLTGKEPVVSRTERKSELPHLFDYATELKLLIQAGDKDKLSSKVMTIVDSLYRKQGLTLARLKEWDDQFNLLRSNWLKEYGITLERKPEGWDYWGRDGSFLIDRFKEGKRKDFLELIDCLSNIRYQKEKNPMQEVEQFLKKHYVEEVSLQEIADRFFLSREYISRRFKQEYGVTITDYLASVRVEKAKQLLSNPYVKIYQVAHDVGFQNEKYFSKVFKKLTGETPAQFRQSLAQ from the coding sequence ATGAAAGCCATCATCGTGGATGATGAGAAGCACGTGCGGGAGGGGTTGATCCTCCTTGCTGATTGGGCAAGTCATGGAATCGATACTGTCATGGAAGCAGAAGATGGGGAGGAAGCCGTCGAACTGATCCAAAAGCACCGGCCGGAAATCATCTTCACCGATATGCGCATGCCCAAGAGAGACGGAATCAGCCTGTTGAAATGGATCCACACGGCCGATATCCGAAGTAAAACCATCGTCGTAAGCGGCCATGATGACTTTGAATTGATGAGGAATGCCATCCATTATAAGAGCTTCGACTATCTGTTGAAACCCATCGAGCCCGAGATACTGAATGAGACCCTCGAAAGGGCCGTAAAGGAATGGCGGGATCACCGTCGTTCGGAAGCAGAGGAGAGGCAGGCAATGAACGAAGTGAAACCCCGCTATTGGGATCACTTGCTTTCGACTCTGTGCCGTCAATCCTCCGTCCCCCCTTCAGCGGAGAAGGAATTTCTCAAGGAGCATGGACGATCGCTGGTGGACTGTGAAAAGCGCATTGCGATCTTTTCAGTGAAACCCATGATCCGACACGTTTTCCAAGGTGATCTCGAACTGACGATGTTTACCGTGATGAATATTTGCAATGAGTGGCTCAGAAGCAAGGATATCGGTGTCTGCTTCCGCCATACCCATTCAGATGATGAAGTCGCCATCCTCCTCTGGGATATACAGGATGCAGAGAGAAGGCTCCGTCAATTGACCAAGCGAATCTATCACTATAGCAGCGTGCATATCACCATGGCCATCGGGACGATTTCCACCCATATGCATGAGGCGTATCAAGAGGCACTTGCCATTCATCTTGGAAGGGATTTGACCGGGAAGGAGCCCGTTGTATCAAGAACTGAAAGGAAGTCTGAGCTTCCTCATCTTTTCGATTATGCCACCGAGTTGAAGCTTCTGATCCAGGCAGGCGATAAGGATAAGCTCTCATCCAAAGTAATGACGATCGTGGATTCCCTGTATAGGAAACAGGGCCTCACCCTTGCCAGGCTGAAGGAGTGGGATGATCAGTTCAACCTCCTCCGATCCAATTGGCTCAAGGAGTACGGTATAACTCTCGAAAGGAAACCGGAAGGATGGGACTATTGGGGAAGGGATGGATCCTTTTTGATTGATCGGTTCAAAGAGGGGAAAAGAAAAGACTTTCTCGAACTCATCGATTGTCTGTCGAACATCAGGTATCAGAAGGAAAAGAACCCCATGCAGGAAGTGGAACAATTCTTGAAAAAGCACTATGTAGAAGAAGTGAGTCTTCAGGAAATTGCCGACCGATTCTTTCTGAGCAGGGAATACATTTCCCGCAGGTTCAAACAGGAATACGGAGTGACAATTACGGATTATCTAGCATCGGTCAGGGTAGAGAAGGCAAAGCAGCTGTTATCCAATCCTTACGTGAAAATCTATCAGGTTGCTCACGATGTAGGATTCCAGAATGAGAAATATTTCAGTAAGGTATTCAAGAAGCTTACAGGAGAAACACCGGCACAATTTAGGCAATCGCTTGCACAATGA
- a CDS encoding Gfo/Idh/MocA family protein — protein MKPLKIGVIGCGSIAKHRHIPEYMANEHAEIVAVCDIVKDRAEEMADQIGAKAYTDYKELLKDESIEAVSVCTPNALHAPISIDALKAGKHVLCEKPMATSTEEAQAMIDAANQAGRKLMIGHNQRFVPSHQKAKELISKGEAGKIYSFRTAFGHGGPEGWSVDGKDSWFFRKEEAFIGAMGDLGVHKTDLMRYILGEEFVEVGAFVETSSKENADVDDTAVCVLKTESGTIGTLAASWSYQKEDNSTVIYGEKAVLRLEEDPVNSLVVQYSTGEVVKYELGGIQTNDDGGQSASGVIDRFVTSVVEDVPAAVPGEEAMKSLQVVLGALESSKTKQIIRL, from the coding sequence ATGAAACCATTGAAGATTGGTGTGATTGGATGCGGTAGTATCGCGAAACACAGGCATATTCCTGAGTACATGGCCAATGAACACGCAGAGATCGTGGCGGTTTGTGATATCGTAAAGGACCGCGCCGAAGAGATGGCAGATCAGATTGGTGCAAAAGCGTATACGGATTACAAAGAATTGTTGAAGGATGAGTCGATTGAAGCGGTGAGCGTCTGTACGCCGAATGCCCTCCACGCTCCGATTTCCATCGATGCATTGAAAGCAGGAAAGCATGTCCTTTGCGAAAAGCCAATGGCCACTTCCACTGAAGAAGCGCAAGCCATGATCGACGCAGCCAATCAAGCCGGCCGAAAACTGATGATCGGACACAATCAGCGTTTTGTCCCATCCCACCAAAAAGCGAAGGAGCTCATCTCCAAAGGAGAAGCCGGAAAGATTTACAGCTTCCGCACCGCATTCGGTCACGGTGGTCCTGAAGGCTGGAGCGTGGATGGAAAAGATAGCTGGTTCTTCAGGAAAGAAGAAGCCTTCATCGGTGCCATGGGTGACCTTGGCGTCCATAAAACAGATCTTATGCGATACATCCTCGGTGAAGAATTCGTGGAAGTCGGCGCATTCGTCGAAACGTCTTCCAAAGAAAATGCCGATGTCGATGATACGGCCGTATGCGTCTTGAAAACGGAGAGCGGGACCATCGGGACCCTCGCTGCCAGCTGGTCGTATCAGAAGGAAGATAATTCGACCGTCATCTACGGTGAAAAAGCCGTTCTACGACTTGAAGAAGATCCAGTCAATTCCCTTGTCGTCCAGTATTCAACTGGTGAAGTCGTCAAGTATGAACTGGGTGGAATCCAGACGAACGATGACGGCGGTCAGTCTGCATCGGGAGTCATCGATCGTTTCGTGACTTCAGTCGTGGAGGATGTTCCGGCAGCTGTCCCGGGTGAAGAAGCCATGAAATCTCTGCAGGTGGTCCTGGGAGCCCTTGAATCGAGTAAAACCAAGCAGATCATTAGATTGTAA
- a CDS encoding B3/B4 domain-containing protein, whose amino-acid sequence MEIIIDSTLKEKVPDFKAGIIHYRGIEVGESPQMLKGRLQLFQESIYFDLQDQSVTDFPGINEWRDVFRKTGKDPNRYRHSAEALYRRIGKQNYLGTINSAIDLNNFFSLRYQVPVGVYDWNKVDGNSLTLRVGGPGETYKGLNGRDNSLEGLIIACDGSGPFGSPFVDSARAPVDEKTTEAVQIIYMRPSLSSDECDQLTSSLEEMFTGIHGGEATHTVVTTDY is encoded by the coding sequence GTGGAAATCATCATTGATTCAACATTGAAAGAAAAGGTCCCCGACTTCAAAGCAGGGATCATTCACTATAGAGGCATCGAGGTCGGGGAATCACCACAGATGCTCAAAGGGCGTCTTCAGCTTTTTCAAGAATCCATCTACTTTGATCTTCAGGACCAAAGCGTGACGGACTTCCCGGGGATCAACGAATGGCGCGATGTATTCAGGAAGACCGGAAAAGATCCGAACCGCTACCGTCATTCAGCTGAGGCGCTCTACAGGAGAATCGGAAAACAGAATTATCTCGGCACGATCAACTCGGCCATCGACCTCAATAATTTCTTTTCCCTCCGCTACCAGGTGCCCGTAGGAGTGTACGACTGGAACAAGGTCGACGGCAACTCCCTCACCCTGCGCGTAGGGGGCCCCGGTGAAACGTACAAAGGGCTGAACGGAAGGGACAACTCGCTTGAAGGTCTGATCATTGCCTGCGATGGATCGGGTCCATTCGGCAGTCCGTTTGTGGATTCGGCACGCGCGCCCGTTGATGAGAAGACAACGGAGGCTGTTCAGATCATCTACATGAGACCTTCACTCTCATCCGACGAATGCGATCAGCTTACTTCTTCCCTCGAGGAAATGTTCACCGGCATCCACGGTGGTGAAGCCACACATACGGTCGTCACGACGGATTATTGA
- a CDS encoding PrkA family serine protein kinase, whose amino-acid sequence MDILKRIEHFREEEEKLKWEGTFAQYLDLLKEKQWVGQSAHSRVFNMIKDAGVEDIEGKRKYNFFSDQLFGLEEALERLVEEYFHPAAKRLDVRKRILLLMGPVSGGKSTLVAMLKRGLEQYSRTDRGAVFSIKGCPMHEDPLHLIPQHLREEFFEEYGIRIEGNLSPLNTMRLEKEYHGRIEDVQVERVFFSEDKRVGIGTFSPSDPKSQDIADLTGSIDFSTIAEYGSESDPRAYRFDGELNKANRGLMEFQEMLKCDEKFLWHLLSLTQEGNFKAGRFALISADELIVAHTNETEYRSFIANKKNEALHSRIIVMPVPYNLKVTQEEKIYEKMINESDVNNVHVAPHTLRVAAMFTILTRLKEPKRGDIDLIKKMRLYDGESVEGFNSADVDEMKKEYQDEGMSGIDPRYVINRISSTIIRKEVPTINALDVLRALKEGLDQHPSITAELREKYLNFISLARKEYDDIAKKEVQKAFVYSYEESAKTLMDNYLDNVEAYCNKAKLHDPLTGEEINPDEKLMRSIEEQIGISENAKKAFREEILIRISAYARKGKRFDYNSHDRLREAIQKKLFADLKDVVKITTSSKTPDEQQLKKVNEVVARLIDEHGYNSTSANELLRYVGSLLNR is encoded by the coding sequence ATGGATATCTTAAAAAGAATTGAACATTTTCGAGAAGAAGAAGAAAAGCTGAAATGGGAAGGGACGTTTGCACAGTACCTGGATCTGCTGAAAGAAAAACAGTGGGTCGGTCAGTCAGCACATTCACGGGTTTTTAATATGATCAAAGACGCAGGCGTGGAGGATATAGAAGGCAAGCGGAAGTACAATTTCTTCAGCGATCAATTATTTGGTCTCGAGGAAGCACTCGAACGCCTGGTAGAAGAATACTTTCATCCGGCTGCGAAACGACTGGATGTCCGTAAGCGGATCCTGCTTTTGATGGGTCCTGTCAGTGGAGGGAAGTCGACCCTGGTAGCCATGCTGAAACGGGGTCTGGAACAATACTCAAGAACCGATCGCGGAGCGGTCTTCTCCATCAAAGGTTGTCCGATGCATGAAGATCCGCTCCATCTCATTCCCCAGCATCTCCGGGAGGAATTCTTCGAGGAATATGGCATCCGGATCGAGGGGAATCTATCCCCGCTCAATACCATGAGGCTTGAGAAGGAATATCACGGGCGCATCGAGGATGTGCAGGTGGAAAGGGTTTTCTTCTCTGAAGATAAACGTGTCGGCATCGGGACATTCAGTCCTTCTGATCCAAAATCCCAGGATATTGCCGATTTGACGGGCAGCATCGATTTCTCGACCATCGCGGAGTATGGATCAGAGTCCGATCCGAGGGCGTACCGGTTCGACGGGGAGTTGAATAAAGCAAACCGCGGACTGATGGAGTTCCAGGAGATGCTGAAATGTGATGAAAAATTCCTATGGCATTTATTATCCCTGACGCAGGAAGGGAATTTCAAAGCAGGACGTTTTGCGTTAATTTCTGCAGACGAACTGATTGTGGCCCATACAAATGAAACGGAGTACCGCTCCTTCATCGCGAATAAGAAGAATGAAGCCCTTCATTCAAGGATCATCGTCATGCCGGTTCCGTACAATCTCAAAGTGACACAGGAAGAAAAAATCTACGAAAAAATGATCAATGAGAGCGACGTGAACAACGTCCATGTGGCCCCTCATACTCTCAGGGTGGCAGCCATGTTCACGATTCTGACACGCTTGAAAGAACCGAAGCGTGGGGATATCGACCTCATCAAAAAAATGCGCCTGTACGACGGCGAAAGTGTCGAAGGATTCAACTCGGCCGATGTGGACGAAATGAAGAAGGAGTACCAGGACGAAGGCATGAGCGGCATTGATCCGCGGTACGTGATCAACAGGATCTCTTCCACCATCATCCGGAAAGAAGTGCCGACCATCAATGCGCTGGATGTCCTCCGTGCGCTCAAAGAAGGACTGGATCAGCATCCGTCCATCACAGCCGAGCTTCGGGAAAAATATCTGAACTTCATATCACTTGCCAGAAAAGAATACGATGATATCGCGAAGAAAGAAGTACAGAAAGCCTTTGTGTACTCGTATGAAGAATCAGCCAAGACCCTCATGGATAACTATCTTGATAATGTCGAAGCGTACTGCAACAAAGCGAAGCTCCATGATCCGCTCACCGGTGAGGAAATCAATCCGGATGAAAAACTCATGCGCTCCATCGAAGAACAGATCGGAATCTCTGAAAATGCGAAAAAAGCGTTCAGGGAAGAGATCCTCATCAGAATTTCCGCCTATGCCCGTAAAGGGAAGAGATTCGACTATAATTCCCATGATCGCCTGCGGGAAGCCATCCAGAAGAAACTTTTTGCCGATCTGAAAGACGTTGTGAAGATCACGACATCTTCCAAGACGCCTGATGAGCAACAGTTGAAAAAGGTCAATGAAGTCGTGGCAAGACTCATCGATGAACACGGATATAATTCAACCAGTGCCAATGAGCTCCTCCGCTATGTAGGAAGTCTCCTTAATCGTTAA
- a CDS encoding amidase domain-containing protein — MIRRILMENVGVVINDFTSIGDSQFEKVNRKKASFLKRDAKLLKVGATGKVHTIDKQLDDTEKVTYSVHYTYFIKHGNHYYLEEEVESRKAVYYGGVIYEDVEEPIPAMEPAMEPGVDEEEYEGGERLEYRYDRHAAVQYAEKWWNSYNPAYKKFENDCTNFISQCLHAGDAPMRGYPTKGKGWWMRNQSWSYSWTVAHSLRQYIPNSSVGLRGKLVESPDKLKLGDVICYDFEGDGRFDHTTIVTGRDADGMPLVNAHTYNCRMRYWNYEDSTAYTPNIKYKFLTIMDDR, encoded by the coding sequence ATGATCAGAAGGATATTAATGGAGAACGTCGGGGTCGTGATCAATGATTTCACATCAATCGGCGACTCGCAGTTCGAAAAGGTGAACCGCAAGAAGGCGTCCTTCCTGAAGCGTGATGCTAAGCTGCTCAAGGTGGGAGCGACAGGCAAGGTCCACACCATCGACAAACAACTGGACGATACAGAAAAGGTCACTTATTCTGTTCACTATACGTATTTCATCAAACACGGCAACCACTACTATCTTGAAGAGGAAGTGGAAAGCCGGAAGGCCGTTTATTATGGTGGAGTGATCTATGAAGATGTGGAAGAGCCGATTCCCGCCATGGAACCGGCCATGGAACCGGGTGTGGATGAGGAGGAATATGAGGGAGGGGAAAGACTCGAATATCGCTATGACCGGCACGCGGCGGTTCAATATGCGGAAAAATGGTGGAACAGCTATAACCCTGCATATAAAAAATTCGAGAATGACTGTACGAACTTCATTTCACAATGCCTTCATGCTGGCGATGCTCCCATGAGGGGATATCCGACAAAGGGAAAAGGATGGTGGATGAGGAATCAGAGCTGGAGCTACAGCTGGACCGTCGCCCATTCCCTGCGGCAGTATATTCCTAATTCGTCCGTGGGCCTCCGTGGCAAGCTGGTTGAATCTCCCGATAAGCTGAAGCTGGGGGATGTGATTTGCTATGATTTCGAAGGGGATGGCCGGTTCGATCATACGACCATTGTGACGGGGAGGGATGCAGATGGGATGCCCCTGGTGAATGCCCATACGTATAATTGCCGGATGAGGTATTGGAACTACGAGGATTCCACCGCTTACACCCCCAACATCAAATACAAATTCCTTACCATCATGGACGATCGCTGA
- a CDS encoding Gfo/Idh/MocA family protein: MKKLKMGIIGAGGIAQGRHIPAYKKLSDIVTITAVSDLNPATAAGVAKEHSIPHVFSNYHDMFDIVDAVTICTPNKFHAEISIAALNAGVHVFCEKPMAMTTAECEAMIDASRKSGKLLGIAYHYRFMKDSIAAKRVITENEIGEPIVARARAIRRRKVPGWGVFTNRELQGGGSLIDYGCHFLDLSLWLLGNPVPVEVTGTAYNKLSRMPGQVNQWGDFDRENFEVDDHVTAYIKFDNGASMLFETSWSANVKSDEETMSISGEIGGIDLFPFQMNQMKHGMLLNSEADWIPGDDDAGIPQAMNFIKSCLGDEELIVKPEEALQVSAIIEAIYKSSETGKSITLR; encoded by the coding sequence ATGAAAAAGCTCAAAATGGGAATCATCGGTGCCGGAGGGATCGCCCAAGGCCGCCATATTCCCGCTTATAAAAAACTGTCAGATATCGTTACCATTACAGCGGTGAGCGATCTTAACCCGGCAACCGCTGCCGGAGTCGCAAAGGAGCACTCCATTCCCCATGTTTTCAGCAATTATCATGACATGTTCGACATTGTGGATGCCGTCACCATCTGCACGCCGAATAAGTTTCATGCAGAGATCAGCATCGCCGCCTTGAATGCGGGGGTCCACGTTTTCTGTGAAAAGCCCATGGCGATGACGACGGCAGAATGCGAAGCCATGATCGATGCGTCCAGAAAATCAGGAAAACTCCTCGGGATCGCTTATCACTACCGGTTCATGAAGGATTCCATCGCTGCAAAGAGAGTCATTACAGAAAACGAAATCGGCGAGCCGATCGTGGCAAGGGCCCGTGCGATCCGACGTCGCAAAGTCCCGGGCTGGGGTGTATTCACCAACCGGGAACTTCAAGGAGGAGGAAGCCTCATCGACTACGGATGCCATTTCCTCGACCTTTCCCTATGGCTTCTTGGCAATCCGGTCCCGGTTGAAGTGACGGGTACTGCTTACAATAAGCTCTCCCGCATGCCTGGACAGGTCAATCAGTGGGGGGATTTCGACAGGGAGAACTTCGAGGTGGATGATCACGTGACAGCCTATATCAAATTCGATAATGGTGCATCCATGTTATTTGAGACATCCTGGTCGGCCAACGTCAAGTCGGATGAAGAGACCATGAGCATCTCTGGTGAAATTGGAGGGATCGACCTTTTCCCATTCCAGATGAATCAGATGAAGCACGGCATGCTCCTGAATAGTGAGGCAGATTGGATACCCGGTGACGATGATGCGGGCATCCCCCAGGCGATGAATTTCATCAAGAGCTGCTTAGGTGATGAAGAGCTTATTGTAAAACCGGAAGAAGCACTGCAGGTTTCAGCCATAATCGAAGCCATCTATAAAAGCAGCGAAACGGGGAAAAGCATCACATTAAGATAG
- a CDS encoding sugar phosphate isomerase/epimerase family protein — protein MKLGVFTVLFSEKSFEEMLDYVKEAGLHSVEIGTGGYPGNAHCDLDVLLESEEKRREYAEKVSSRGLEISAFSCHGNPLTPDKSFAEESHRALEKTIRLAGLMNVPVVNCFSGTAGDHEGAKHPNWPVTPWPNEYGDVLTWQWEEKLIPYWKEMGKLAEENGVKIGLELHGGFLVHTPYTLLKLREETSKAIGANLDPSHLWWQGIDPVAAIKILGQADAIHHFHAKDTYIDQDNVNMYGLTDMQPYGNVRSRAWTFRSVGCGHGLQEWSDMMSALRTYGYDYVVSIEHEDPIMSIEEGFLRAVKNLKSVLIEETPSDMWWV, from the coding sequence ATGAAGCTCGGAGTATTTACTGTATTATTCTCTGAAAAGAGTTTTGAAGAGATGTTGGACTATGTAAAAGAAGCGGGGCTCCATTCCGTTGAAATCGGGACTGGGGGGTATCCCGGTAACGCTCATTGTGACCTCGACGTTTTACTGGAGAGTGAGGAGAAACGTAGGGAGTATGCAGAGAAAGTGTCGTCAAGAGGATTGGAGATCAGTGCTTTCAGCTGCCACGGAAATCCACTGACACCTGACAAATCATTTGCAGAAGAATCCCATAGAGCCCTTGAGAAGACCATCCGTCTTGCCGGTCTGATGAATGTACCTGTCGTGAACTGCTTCTCCGGTACGGCCGGGGATCATGAAGGAGCCAAGCATCCCAACTGGCCTGTCACCCCGTGGCCGAATGAGTACGGCGACGTGTTGACATGGCAATGGGAAGAGAAATTGATCCCATACTGGAAGGAGATGGGGAAACTCGCAGAAGAAAATGGCGTGAAGATCGGCCTTGAGCTTCATGGCGGGTTCCTTGTGCACACCCCATACACCCTTCTGAAACTAAGGGAAGAAACGAGTAAAGCCATTGGCGCCAATCTCGATCCTAGTCATCTGTGGTGGCAGGGGATCGATCCGGTTGCCGCTATCAAGATCCTCGGGCAGGCAGATGCGATTCATCACTTCCATGCAAAAGACACGTACATCGATCAGGACAACGTCAACATGTATGGCCTGACAGATATGCAGCCATACGGAAACGTAAGGAGCAGGGCCTGGACGTTCCGCTCAGTCGGATGCGGTCATGGGTTGCAGGAATGGTCCGATATGATGAGCGCCCTTCGTACGTATGGGTATGACTACGTCGTAAGCATCGAACATGAAGACCCGATCATGTCGATTGAAGAAGGCTTCCTTCGGGCAGTGAAGAACCTGAAGTCGGTCCTGATCGAGGAGACACCGTCTGATATGTGGTGGGTGTAA